In Akkermansia muciniphila, one DNA window encodes the following:
- the atpB gene encoding F0F1 ATP synthase subunit A, translating into MSRFFQFLWLAALTVSGVMGGSACAAEEGAEHGLEQAAPHLFSIPLPGGIELPVSNSMLMLFLAVLLIGVVVWSATRSMRILPSRLQNAVEYFFETLYNFVKSLLGPRLTRKYFWYFGTIFTIILVSNYMGLLPGVGTVTYHGVPLFRGANADMNVTMFLGIFYALMWLYWSIREQGLKGFFMHLFGPKGRLPGFMGFVLVFIFIFVGLVDVLSITIRPIALAARLYGNIYAGETIIDTMAHMFGPVLSALCVLPFLAIELLVGFIQALVFLLLTAIFLKLQVGDDDAHGHTSKNEEKELPVPDSPPPGKAS; encoded by the coding sequence ATGAGCAGATTTTTCCAGTTCCTGTGGTTGGCGGCGTTGACCGTGTCCGGCGTTATGGGCGGCAGCGCCTGTGCGGCGGAGGAAGGAGCGGAGCACGGATTGGAACAGGCGGCTCCCCATTTGTTTTCCATTCCGCTGCCCGGAGGCATTGAGCTCCCGGTGTCCAACTCAATGCTGATGCTGTTTCTGGCGGTTCTTCTGATAGGGGTGGTCGTATGGTCCGCCACCCGTTCCATGCGCATCCTGCCTTCCCGTTTGCAGAATGCGGTGGAATACTTTTTTGAGACTCTGTATAACTTTGTGAAGTCCCTTCTGGGGCCGCGCCTGACACGCAAGTACTTCTGGTACTTCGGGACCATTTTCACTATTATTCTGGTCAGCAATTACATGGGGCTTCTTCCCGGAGTGGGAACCGTCACTTACCATGGGGTGCCGCTGTTCCGCGGTGCGAATGCGGACATGAACGTGACGATGTTCCTGGGTATTTTTTATGCGCTGATGTGGCTTTACTGGTCTATCCGGGAGCAGGGACTGAAAGGCTTCTTTATGCATCTGTTCGGCCCCAAGGGAAGGCTGCCGGGGTTCATGGGATTTGTACTGGTGTTCATCTTCATCTTTGTGGGGCTGGTGGACGTCCTGAGCATCACGATCCGCCCCATTGCGCTGGCAGCCCGTCTTTACGGCAATATTTACGCCGGGGAGACGATTATTGACACTATGGCTCACATGTTCGGGCCCGTGCTCAGCGCCCTGTGCGTACTGCCGTTTCTGGCGATTGAACTGCTTGTGGGGTTCATTCAGGCCCTGGTTTTCCTGCTCCTGACGGCGATTTTCCTGAAACTTCAGGTAGGGGACGATGACGCCCACGGCCATACCTCCAAAAATGAGGAAAAGGAACTTCCCGTTCCGGACAGCCCGCCTCCCGGAAAAGCCTCATAA
- a CDS encoding penicillin-binding transpeptidase domain-containing protein, protein MKIKVLIRSLVLLAGLVAWTADTAWGQSSPRRSSSGGGVRQAAVEQRGEDDAVETVDLGDRKKDSDTASGEREGVAAAPEMPGETEKEQNGLDSLSLIPSLGGGRLDAAREAHTSTRPSARTMALLIPAPRGPILDRNGEPLAVTSVAYQLALRFEIFENPDRSRVVEFGRNCLEQAKKIAGKAWSFSDEQLWKHYEHRRWLPLPLTNVIRAEEAEKLKDKVKSVRGLQLLPIYIRSYPEKEIAGHIIGYVGSKGKLPTGPINHMDPLWEQVEGRAGLEKEFNKNLTGTPGVWRLMFDEDGNKILDELQIRPKPGGAVVTTLNLKWQKDAERILSRGKRRGAMVVLDCVTGEVLVMASTPSYDPNMFIPNISQKDYDALRNDPAGPLGARAFQGRYPPASTFKVLTVASALRNNKITENTLVYCPASVTIGNHVFKNWSKTPLGDVNCVRALAMSNNPFMYQMGLKLGAETLMDTARAFGLGERTGLPIPDDPGLVPTSDYMIRNYKRDFMSGDAANLSIGQGTLLVTPLQVAHMMSGVANGYLPRLQLIKQIQDGNANVVYAPKPQEVQRPLPAYERALSSVRKGMREVVEAGTGGRARLSYSSIAGKSGTAQWGPEREDKRLAWFAGFMPCDNPRFAYVVLYEGRAHERLGGGAAAAPIVKEFFETEKKDIKAIIDPPKDDIPVAEPVEETPETAAAALRERSGAPAVVPDNLPPGLYDPEGMEPIKADEIPADLDDSSDAEIKATPVGGSSGHAGPAAPPLSEEPSAAPLTPRRGDSDYIPGLPQQIPRHLNRSTPVNAPAPQSPLPEDDIPMAEPL, encoded by the coding sequence ATGAAAATAAAGGTTCTGATACGTTCCCTGGTATTGTTGGCCGGGTTGGTCGCGTGGACGGCGGATACGGCCTGGGGCCAGTCCTCCCCGCGCCGTTCATCTTCCGGAGGGGGCGTGCGCCAGGCCGCGGTGGAGCAGCGCGGAGAGGATGACGCTGTGGAAACGGTTGACCTGGGAGACAGGAAAAAGGATTCCGATACGGCCTCCGGAGAACGGGAAGGCGTGGCCGCCGCTCCGGAGATGCCCGGGGAAACGGAAAAGGAACAGAATGGCTTGGATTCCCTGTCCCTGATTCCTTCCCTCGGAGGGGGACGGTTGGACGCCGCGCGGGAAGCGCACACCAGCACGCGCCCTTCCGCCAGGACCATGGCTTTGCTGATTCCCGCGCCGCGCGGCCCCATTCTGGACCGCAACGGGGAACCGCTGGCCGTGACTTCCGTAGCCTACCAGTTGGCTTTGCGGTTTGAAATTTTTGAAAACCCCGACCGTTCCCGCGTGGTGGAATTCGGGCGCAACTGTTTGGAACAGGCCAAAAAAATTGCCGGAAAGGCGTGGTCTTTTTCCGACGAACAGCTCTGGAAACATTATGAGCACCGCCGCTGGCTGCCTCTTCCGCTCACGAACGTCATTCGTGCGGAAGAAGCGGAAAAGCTGAAGGACAAGGTGAAAAGCGTGCGCGGGCTTCAACTGTTGCCCATTTACATCCGTTCCTATCCGGAGAAGGAAATCGCCGGCCATATCATCGGCTATGTGGGATCCAAGGGAAAACTGCCAACCGGCCCCATCAACCACATGGACCCGCTGTGGGAACAGGTGGAAGGCCGTGCGGGGCTGGAAAAGGAATTCAACAAGAATCTGACCGGAACGCCCGGCGTATGGCGTTTGATGTTTGATGAAGACGGCAACAAAATTCTGGATGAACTGCAAATACGCCCCAAGCCCGGCGGAGCTGTCGTCACCACCCTCAACCTGAAATGGCAGAAGGATGCGGAACGCATCCTTTCCCGCGGCAAGAGGCGCGGCGCCATGGTGGTGCTGGACTGCGTGACGGGTGAAGTTCTGGTGATGGCGTCCACTCCGTCCTATGACCCGAACATGTTCATTCCAAACATATCCCAGAAGGATTACGACGCCCTGCGCAATGATCCTGCCGGTCCTCTGGGCGCCCGTGCTTTCCAGGGCCGTTATCCTCCCGCTTCCACATTTAAAGTCCTGACGGTAGCCAGTGCCTTGAGGAACAACAAAATCACGGAAAATACGCTCGTTTATTGCCCGGCTTCCGTGACGATCGGCAACCACGTTTTCAAAAACTGGAGCAAGACTCCCCTGGGGGATGTCAACTGCGTCCGCGCTTTGGCGATGTCCAACAACCCGTTCATGTATCAGATGGGCCTGAAGCTGGGTGCGGAAACCCTGATGGATACGGCCCGCGCCTTCGGCCTGGGAGAACGGACCGGCCTGCCCATTCCGGACGATCCCGGCCTGGTTCCAACCAGTGATTATATGATCCGCAATTACAAGCGCGATTTTATGTCCGGAGACGCCGCCAATTTGTCCATCGGCCAGGGAACGCTGCTGGTGACGCCCCTCCAGGTGGCGCACATGATGTCCGGCGTGGCAAACGGGTATCTGCCCAGGCTTCAGCTCATCAAGCAGATTCAGGACGGCAACGCCAATGTCGTTTACGCGCCCAAGCCCCAGGAAGTTCAGCGCCCGCTGCCTGCTTATGAGCGTGCTCTGTCCAGCGTGCGCAAGGGGATGAGGGAAGTGGTTGAAGCCGGTACGGGGGGGCGTGCGCGCCTGTCCTATTCCAGTATCGCCGGCAAATCAGGAACGGCCCAATGGGGGCCGGAACGGGAAGACAAGCGTCTGGCGTGGTTTGCCGGTTTCATGCCCTGCGACAATCCGCGCTTTGCCTATGTGGTGCTGTATGAAGGTCGCGCCCACGAACGGCTGGGCGGGGGAGCCGCCGCCGCTCCCATCGTCAAGGAGTTTTTCGAAACGGAGAAAAAAGACATCAAGGCTATTATTGACCCGCCCAAGGACGACATTCCGGTGGCGGAACCGGTGGAGGAAACCCCGGAAACGGCCGCGGCCGCTCTTCGGGAACGGAGCGGGGCCCCTGCCGTCGTGCCGGACAACCTGCCCCCCGGGTTGTATGATCCGGAAGGGATGGAGCCGATCAAGGCTGATGAAATCCCTGCCGATCTGGATGACTCTTCCGATGCGGAAATCAAGGCAACCCCGGTGGGCGGCTCCTCAGGGCATGCCGGGCCGGCGGCGCCCCCGTTGTCGGAGGAGCCTTCTGCGGCCCCTCTCACGCCGCGCCGGGGAGATTCCGATTACATTCCCGGGCTGCCCCAGCAGATTCCCCGCCATCTCAACCGTTCCACTCCCGTAAACGCTCCCGCGCCGCAGTCTCCCCTGCCGGAGGATGATATTCCCATGGCGGAACCCCTTTAA
- a CDS encoding L,D-transpeptidase encodes MKDGRYASSYEAFVADSQYRFTRDIWYHDERIQQARTRNSKIVIHLKDQRGVLWVDGKPAMDFPVCTGKSAHETPRGKFSIIQKDADYRSRSYGSVFDASGLCVNSDATSSSRVPSGGKFIGAKMPLWMRIHGGIGLHVGTVYRDANSHGCIRVPVEACRILFDKCGLGTTVIVQE; translated from the coding sequence ATGAAAGACGGCAGGTATGCGTCTTCCTATGAAGCTTTTGTCGCGGACTCCCAGTACCGCTTCACGCGCGATATCTGGTATCATGACGAACGTATCCAGCAGGCGCGGACGCGGAACAGCAAAATCGTCATTCATCTGAAGGATCAGCGGGGCGTGTTGTGGGTTGATGGCAAGCCGGCCATGGACTTTCCCGTTTGCACGGGCAAATCCGCCCATGAAACGCCGCGCGGCAAGTTTTCCATCATTCAAAAAGATGCGGACTACCGTTCCCGGTCTTACGGCAGCGTGTTTGACGCAAGCGGCCTGTGCGTAAATTCGGACGCTACCTCTTCTTCCCGCGTGCCGTCCGGCGGTAAATTCATCGGCGCCAAAATGCCGCTGTGGATGCGCATTCATGGCGGCATAGGGCTGCATGTGGGCACCGTGTACCGGGACGCCAACTCCCATGGGTGCATCCGGGTTCCGGTAGAGGCGTGCCGCATCCTGTTTGACAAATGCGGCCTGGGAACAACCGTCATCGTTCAGGAATAA
- a CDS encoding acyltransferase family protein, whose protein sequence is MPDSSSVSARSPRLHSLDALRGLDMLIILGLDALVLLLASRNPESSFLQEAARQMTHARWEGLHLYDLVFPVFVFISGVSMSFSLGKYTSGNASSAPGLLHLWKRALVLAFLGLLVNGTLTWTDSMRYASVLGLIGFSCAIAGTCILLCRRTGAIASAAGAILALITLLQFTCGNFTPDGSVNSWVDRHWLPGRLHGGVFDPEGPLCVVSASVLCLGGWLAGKLLKESRLSPARLCSAMAGAGLLLFCAARMLDGLYPIIKSMWTGTFVLAAAGISLTLLSLFHLAVDVWNKGKWALWAFPLRVIGINALTAYLINSLLNIHALNRRVFSGIADFFTPFQPVFLAVSLLVLQWLVLYFLDKRRASLAPKAAK, encoded by the coding sequence ATGCCCGATTCCTCTTCCGTCTCCGCCCGTTCTCCCCGCCTGCACTCCCTGGACGCCCTGCGCGGACTGGACATGCTCATTATCCTGGGCCTGGACGCCCTGGTTCTGCTTCTGGCTTCCAGAAATCCGGAAAGCTCTTTTCTTCAGGAAGCCGCACGCCAGATGACGCATGCCCGCTGGGAAGGATTGCACCTGTATGATCTGGTATTCCCCGTCTTCGTCTTCATTTCCGGCGTTTCCATGTCCTTTTCCCTGGGGAAATACACCAGCGGAAACGCTTCCTCCGCCCCCGGGCTTCTCCATCTCTGGAAACGGGCTCTCGTCCTGGCTTTTCTGGGGCTCCTGGTCAACGGAACGCTTACCTGGACGGACAGCATGCGTTACGCCTCCGTTCTGGGGCTGATCGGTTTTTCCTGCGCCATTGCGGGAACCTGCATCCTGCTGTGCCGCCGGACGGGGGCCATTGCCTCAGCGGCGGGGGCCATCCTGGCCCTCATTACCCTGCTCCAGTTCACCTGCGGCAACTTCACGCCGGACGGCTCCGTCAACTCATGGGTAGACAGGCACTGGCTCCCCGGGCGTCTGCATGGGGGAGTTTTCGACCCGGAGGGACCGCTTTGCGTCGTCTCCGCCTCCGTCCTGTGTCTGGGAGGATGGCTGGCCGGGAAATTGTTGAAGGAAAGTCGGCTCTCTCCCGCGCGCCTCTGCTCGGCAATGGCAGGGGCGGGCCTTCTCCTTTTCTGCGCCGCCAGGATGCTGGACGGCCTCTACCCCATCATTAAAAGCATGTGGACAGGCACTTTCGTCCTGGCCGCCGCCGGCATCTCCCTGACGCTCCTTTCCCTGTTTCATCTGGCCGTCGATGTGTGGAACAAAGGGAAATGGGCCCTGTGGGCGTTTCCCCTCCGCGTTATCGGCATCAACGCCCTGACCGCCTACCTCATCAACTCCCTGCTCAACATTCATGCACTCAACCGGCGCGTCTTCAGCGGCATAGCAGATTTTTTCACACCTTTCCAACCCGTCTTCCTGGCTGTATCCCTGCTGGTGCTGCAATGGCTCGTCTTGTACTTCCTTGACAAGCGCCGCGCTTCCCTCGCCCCAAAAGCGGCCAAGTAA
- a CDS encoding Sip1-related alpha-galactosidase, with amino-acid sequence MKAIMFPVLALAALSAWTGAAQPRTSAIPPIPGKKAYRLSLPPYQAFCWFSADRGRWPGDGNRVLPWFGRTSPGNLLDSRPNPSTAKPGDHAMFALFHLKDGNFMALLPVAAPDSLSWLKLERDGTFLVEDGSLGTSSAKPQTVLAVTATDRDIYRACSAAWNKALSLPFIKGRTFPREKKIYPEPFKYLGWCSWEQYKKNISSNLLEETARQLEASPVPVRWMLVDDGFQTQEDLQLVSFQPRQDRFPRGWQPLMKHKSPKLKWMGLWHCYYGLWNGIHPRHRLDGDTARGLVRTAKGRILPGDGPGGAGAFYTPFLQSVKNAGFDFVKIDVQAEYLKHADGLDNPVRHNTRCSEALEQACRETGLSLVNCMAQGTVNIQNTRYSAVTRCSIDYKLGDEAMAKSHLLQSYANTLWLGQTVWPDHDMFHSTDPACARLMAASKAISGGPVYLSDPADKLNPENIMPLVWSDGLLLRPLVPAVPLPDSVFLDALNENRLYRVIAPLPGQSAAVAVYNLKHPSPAEPVRGKISLEDYKSAAALLNGNAAEAYASLPPEGIAAYSAEGGRALTPAQPDLDVELTGFKDRLFIMVPIVQGWAVIGRRDKFLSPCSLDSSPGYRENSLRFRVKESGPVVIWRGKGPVKAGNTPVKNLGNGFYELQFPVSNRPLDVTVTTE; translated from the coding sequence ATGAAAGCAATCATGTTCCCGGTTCTTGCTTTGGCGGCCCTGAGCGCCTGGACCGGCGCCGCCCAACCCCGGACATCCGCCATTCCTCCCATACCGGGCAAAAAGGCGTATCGGCTTTCGCTCCCACCCTACCAGGCCTTCTGCTGGTTTTCAGCGGATCGCGGCCGCTGGCCCGGAGACGGAAACCGGGTTCTTCCCTGGTTCGGACGGACATCCCCCGGCAACCTGCTGGACAGCAGACCGAATCCCAGCACCGCCAAACCGGGGGACCATGCCATGTTCGCCCTGTTCCACCTCAAAGACGGCAATTTCATGGCCTTGCTCCCCGTCGCCGCCCCTGATTCCCTCTCCTGGCTGAAACTTGAAAGGGACGGCACATTCCTTGTGGAAGACGGCTCGCTGGGAACTTCCTCCGCCAAACCGCAGACCGTTCTGGCCGTCACCGCCACGGACAGGGATATTTACCGCGCCTGCTCCGCCGCATGGAACAAGGCCCTTTCCCTTCCCTTCATCAAGGGCAGAACCTTTCCACGGGAAAAGAAAATTTACCCGGAACCGTTCAAGTACCTCGGCTGGTGCAGCTGGGAGCAGTACAAAAAGAATATTTCCTCCAATCTGCTTGAAGAAACGGCCAGACAACTGGAAGCCTCCCCCGTTCCCGTCCGGTGGATGCTGGTGGACGACGGATTCCAGACCCAGGAAGACCTTCAACTGGTCAGTTTCCAACCCCGGCAGGACCGATTCCCCCGGGGCTGGCAGCCCCTGATGAAACACAAAAGCCCCAAATTGAAATGGATGGGCCTGTGGCACTGCTATTACGGCCTCTGGAACGGCATTCACCCCAGGCACCGTCTGGACGGCGATACCGCCCGCGGGCTGGTCCGTACCGCCAAAGGAAGAATCCTCCCCGGTGACGGCCCCGGAGGAGCCGGCGCGTTTTATACCCCTTTTCTCCAATCCGTCAAAAATGCCGGGTTCGATTTCGTGAAAATTGATGTGCAGGCGGAATACCTGAAACATGCGGACGGCCTGGACAACCCGGTCCGCCACAATACCAGGTGTTCGGAAGCCCTGGAACAGGCCTGCCGGGAAACCGGCCTCAGCCTGGTCAACTGCATGGCGCAGGGCACCGTCAACATTCAGAACACGCGTTACAGCGCGGTCACCCGGTGCAGCATTGACTACAAGCTGGGAGACGAAGCCATGGCCAAATCCCACCTCCTCCAGTCCTACGCCAATACGCTCTGGCTGGGACAGACCGTGTGGCCGGACCATGACATGTTCCATTCCACAGACCCCGCCTGCGCCCGCCTCATGGCCGCATCCAAAGCCATTTCAGGCGGTCCTGTCTATCTTTCAGACCCGGCAGACAAACTTAACCCGGAAAACATCATGCCTCTCGTCTGGTCGGACGGCCTTCTGCTGCGCCCGCTGGTGCCCGCCGTTCCCCTGCCGGACTCCGTTTTTCTGGATGCCCTGAACGAGAACCGCCTGTACCGGGTAATCGCCCCTCTCCCCGGTCAAAGCGCCGCCGTGGCGGTGTACAACCTCAAACACCCTTCCCCGGCGGAACCGGTGCGGGGGAAAATTTCCCTGGAGGACTATAAAAGCGCGGCGGCCCTGCTGAACGGCAACGCGGCGGAAGCGTATGCCTCTCTCCCGCCGGAGGGCATCGCCGCCTATTCCGCAGAGGGAGGCCGCGCGCTGACTCCGGCACAGCCGGACCTGGACGTGGAGCTGACGGGATTCAAGGACCGCCTGTTCATCATGGTCCCTATCGTCCAAGGCTGGGCCGTCATCGGCAGGAGGGACAAATTTCTCTCTCCCTGCTCTCTGGATTCCTCTCCCGGGTACAGGGAAAACAGCCTCCGCTTCCGCGTGAAGGAATCCGGGCCGGTCGTCATCTGGCGGGGGAAAGGTCCTGTCAAAGCGGGGAACACGCCCGTGAAAAACCTGGGGAACGGGTTTTATGAATTGCAATTCCCCGTCTCCAACCGCCCCCTGGACGTCACTGTAACAACGGAATAA
- a CDS encoding alpha/beta hydrolase: MELFTEADHLAEARYRKLLREQPGFVWRRFSDGEELMAYVFFPPGHRADASAPSVLFFHGGMWVGKSLGDFVPWTLHLAQQGIVGIIPMFRTRGDYEVEPMDILEEGREAWAWTYENAALLGLDPARITVAGSDAGGLMALHVALPDHPARWSLFRKKAPLPPGPAAVALFRGVCDLTAQSAFKLSGMMPPDQRDAVNPLRRVQRGLPPLFASHGGRDRLLPWRNSERLAELWRKKKNCSRFELLDVADHTFYHFNVNAAYFEQLLNSWSAFMAEQGIWEYNEGMDAGLLG; the protein is encoded by the coding sequence ATGGAATTGTTCACGGAAGCCGATCATTTGGCGGAAGCCCGGTACAGGAAACTGTTGCGGGAACAGCCCGGCTTTGTGTGGAGGCGGTTTTCAGACGGGGAGGAGCTGATGGCGTATGTCTTTTTCCCTCCCGGCCATCGTGCGGACGCGTCCGCTCCCTCCGTGCTTTTTTTTCACGGCGGCATGTGGGTGGGCAAGAGCCTGGGGGATTTTGTGCCGTGGACGCTTCATCTTGCACAGCAGGGCATTGTGGGCATTATACCCATGTTCCGCACGCGCGGCGATTATGAAGTGGAGCCCATGGACATTCTGGAAGAAGGCAGGGAAGCATGGGCCTGGACGTATGAGAACGCCGCACTGCTGGGGCTGGACCCGGCCCGCATTACTGTGGCGGGGAGCGATGCCGGGGGGCTGATGGCCCTGCATGTGGCCCTTCCGGACCACCCCGCGCGCTGGTCCCTGTTCCGCAAAAAGGCGCCCCTCCCTCCCGGCCCCGCCGCCGTGGCCCTGTTCCGCGGCGTGTGCGACCTGACGGCGCAATCCGCTTTTAAACTGAGCGGCATGATGCCTCCGGACCAGAGGGATGCCGTCAACCCCCTGCGGCGCGTGCAGAGAGGATTGCCTCCCCTGTTTGCGAGTCATGGAGGAAGAGACAGGCTTCTGCCGTGGCGCAACAGCGAGAGGCTGGCGGAGTTGTGGAGAAAAAAGAAGAACTGTTCCCGATTTGAACTTCTGGATGTGGCGGACCACACGTTTTACCATTTCAATGTGAACGCCGCCTATTTTGAACAGCTGCTCAACAGCTGGAGCGCGTTTATGGCGGAGCAGGGAATCTGGGAATATAACGAAGGAATGGATGCCGGGCTGCTGGGGTGA
- a CDS encoding HdeD family acid-resistance protein, translating to MTTQPQVQGSSSAVSGNSWWMGILGVIELFLGFIALASPWIVGASFIWVIGIMLMVLAVVRLIQVFTVPSSRGWNLVTAILYGIAGWFLFRDPNISLAITTLIIGWGLVIAAVFQGAIWLQTRSLPASGWRLFNVIITLILGLMVIFGWPESTAWFIGTLIAVELIFSGWTLLLYAFSGNSARR from the coding sequence ATGACAACTCAACCTCAAGTTCAAGGCAGCAGCTCCGCGGTATCCGGCAACTCATGGTGGATGGGTATCCTTGGCGTCATCGAGCTATTTCTTGGCTTCATCGCCCTGGCCTCTCCCTGGATCGTCGGAGCCAGCTTTATTTGGGTAATCGGCATCATGCTGATGGTTCTGGCCGTCGTCCGGCTGATCCAGGTCTTCACCGTTCCCTCCTCACGGGGGTGGAACCTGGTGACGGCCATCCTGTACGGCATCGCCGGCTGGTTCCTGTTCCGGGACCCCAATATTTCCCTGGCTATCACCACGCTCATCATCGGATGGGGCCTGGTTATTGCCGCGGTCTTTCAGGGAGCCATCTGGCTTCAAACCCGTTCCCTGCCCGCCAGCGGGTGGCGGCTGTTCAACGTGATCATCACGCTGATCCTGGGCCTCATGGTCATCTTCGGCTGGCCTGAATCCACGGCATGGTTCATCGGCACCCTGATTGCGGTGGAACTGATTTTCTCCGGGTGGACGCTGCTCCTGTATGCTTTCAGCGGCAATTCCGCCCGCCGTTAA
- a CDS encoding HesA/MoeB/ThiF family protein gives MTLTQEETERYARHLSLPELGEQGQYKLKRAHVALTGLGGLGSPAALYLAAAGVGRLTLIDPDEVCLSNLQRQILHATDAAGTAKTASAARRLYALNPSVRINTVHRRLTPDNAVSLLKGCDLVLDASDNYAARFAMADAACTLRIPLVYGAVKGFIGQVAVFAPHQGTACYRCLFPADTPMQEKDTASAAGILGAHAGIIGCIQAMEALKYLAGIPSPLVGAMLSADTRRMRFSTIPLAPNPACRCRTSGGAEPQ, from the coding sequence ATGACCCTCACCCAGGAAGAAACCGAACGGTACGCCAGGCATCTTTCCCTTCCGGAACTGGGAGAACAGGGCCAATACAAACTCAAACGGGCGCACGTCGCCCTGACGGGCCTCGGGGGGCTTGGCTCCCCGGCGGCCCTTTATCTTGCCGCCGCAGGCGTGGGGCGCCTGACCCTGATTGACCCGGACGAGGTGTGCCTTTCCAATCTCCAGCGGCAAATCCTGCATGCCACGGATGCGGCGGGCACGGCTAAAACAGCCAGCGCCGCCAGACGCCTTTACGCCCTGAATCCCTCCGTACGCATCAACACGGTCCACAGGCGCCTTACGCCGGATAACGCCGTTTCCCTGCTGAAAGGGTGCGACCTGGTTCTGGACGCTTCAGACAATTACGCGGCGCGCTTCGCCATGGCGGACGCCGCCTGCACCCTGCGCATTCCGCTGGTGTACGGCGCCGTGAAAGGCTTCATCGGGCAGGTGGCCGTCTTCGCCCCCCATCAGGGAACCGCCTGTTACCGCTGCCTCTTCCCGGCAGACACGCCCATGCAGGAAAAAGACACCGCCTCCGCCGCAGGCATTCTGGGCGCGCATGCGGGCATCATCGGCTGCATCCAGGCCATGGAAGCCCTGAAATATCTTGCGGGCATTCCCTCTCCGCTGGTAGGAGCCATGCTCTCCGCGGACACGCGGCGCATGCGCTTCTCCACCATTCCTCTGGCGCCTAATCCCGCGTGCAGATGCCGGACAAGCGGGGGTGCGGAGCCGCAATGA
- a CDS encoding KpsF/GutQ family sugar-phosphate isomerase, translated as MNHLTRAKSVFEMEIEELRGVLSRLDDNFNKAVDLMSQALDRGNKIVIVGVGKSGNIGAKIVATLNSTGTPTVLLDSLNALHGDLGIVQDGDVCIAMSFSGETSELLALLPFIKRFELPIISMTGNTASSLAKYSDIVLDTGVSREACPLNLAPTSSTTAMLVMGDALAMALVEARHFTARDFAKRHPGGSLGRALLTRVSDIMRRGEEMAMLPETASVNDCLKAMTTAHAGACVLLTADRKLAGIFTHGDFVRAYGANPLIGEQPVSGFMTRNPIYVMEEDLAAEAAKAVSNRRIDDLVVLNAEMTPVGIIDLQDLARLKLV; from the coding sequence ATGAATCATTTAACACGCGCCAAATCCGTTTTTGAAATGGAGATTGAAGAGCTGCGCGGCGTCCTGTCCCGGCTGGACGACAATTTCAACAAGGCTGTGGACCTCATGTCCCAGGCTCTGGACCGCGGCAACAAGATCGTCATTGTAGGCGTAGGCAAATCCGGCAACATCGGGGCCAAAATCGTCGCTACCCTGAACTCTACGGGAACGCCCACCGTTTTGCTGGATTCCCTGAACGCCCTGCACGGGGATCTGGGCATCGTCCAGGACGGGGATGTCTGCATTGCCATGTCTTTCTCCGGAGAAACCTCGGAGCTGCTGGCCCTGCTCCCCTTCATCAAACGTTTTGAACTGCCCATCATTTCCATGACGGGCAACACGGCCTCCTCCCTGGCCAAATACTCGGACATCGTGCTGGACACGGGCGTTTCCCGGGAAGCCTGCCCGCTGAACCTGGCCCCCACTTCCAGCACCACGGCCATGCTCGTCATGGGAGACGCCCTCGCCATGGCTCTGGTGGAAGCGCGCCACTTCACCGCGCGGGACTTCGCCAAACGCCACCCCGGCGGCTCGCTGGGACGCGCCCTGCTCACCCGGGTGAGCGACATCATGCGCCGCGGGGAAGAAATGGCCATGCTTCCGGAAACCGCCTCCGTGAACGACTGCCTGAAAGCGATGACCACGGCCCACGCCGGCGCCTGCGTCCTGCTGACGGCGGACCGCAAACTGGCCGGCATCTTCACCCACGGAGACTTTGTCCGGGCATACGGGGCCAATCCCCTCATCGGAGAACAGCCCGTCAGCGGATTCATGACCCGCAATCCCATTTACGTCATGGAAGAAGACCTGGCCGCTGAAGCGGCGAAGGCCGTGAGCAACCGCCGCATTGACGACCTGGTGGTGCTCAATGCGGAAATGACTCCCGTGGGCATCATTGACCTCCAGGACCTTGCCAGGCTGAAACTGGTTTAA